The following coding sequences lie in one Arachis hypogaea cultivar Tifrunner chromosome 9, arahy.Tifrunner.gnm2.J5K5, whole genome shotgun sequence genomic window:
- the LOC112711694 gene encoding peroxidase 66, with the protein MKFSSNHQLSVNQLFSLVSIIIIISHSIDMAPAPAKFIFFPIIFFLLNSLSLSKAELQADYYDQTCPQLEKIIADTVLNASKHDPKVPARILRMFFHDCFIRGCDASILLDSTPTNKAEKDGPPNISVRSFYVIDDAKAKLEKACPHTVSCADIIAIAARDVVTMSGGPYWKVLKGRKDGKVSKASDTSNLPAPFFNVSQLIQSFAKRGLGVKDMVTLSGGHTLGFSHCSSFAARLRNFSSVHDIDPRMNTEFAVGLRKQCPKPNNNGDAGQLLDSTASVFDNDYFRQLLAGKGVFSSDQSLVDDSRTRWIVEAFARDQSLFFKEFATSMLKLGNARGSGDGEVRLKCRFKN; encoded by the exons ATGAAGTTCTCATCCAATCATCAACTTTCAGTTAATCAGTTGTTTAGTTTAGTatctattattatcatcatctcgCATTCAATAGATATGGCTCCGGCCCCAGCAAAGTTCATCTTCTTTCCAAtcattttcttcctcttgaaTTCACTTTCATTATCCAAGGCTGAACTCCAAGCAGATTACTATGACCAAACATGTCCACAATTGGAGAAAATCATTGCAGACACTGTTCTCAATGCTTCAAAGCATGACCCCAAAGTCCCAGCTCGTATCTTGAGGATGTTCTTCCATGACTGTTTCATAAGG GGATGTGATGCATCAATACTTCTGGACTCAACTCCTACTAACAAAGCAGAGAAAGATGGCCCTCCAAATATCTCGGTTCGATCATTTTATGTGATCGATGATGCTAAGGCCAAGCTTGAGAAGGCTTGCCCACACACAGTTTCCTGTGCTGACATAATTGCCATTGCAGCTAGAGATGTTGTAACCATG TCTGGAGGTCCATATTGGAAGGTACTAAAAGGAAGGAAAGATGGAAAGGTTTCAAAGGCATCTGATACCAGCAACTTACCTGCACCATTCTTCAATGTCAGCCAACTCATTCAAAGCTTTGCTAAGAGAGGTTTAGGAGTGAAAGACATGGTGACTTTATCTGGTGGCCACACCCTAGGCTTCTCACATTGTTCTTCCTTTGCAGCTCGCCTtcgcaattttagttcagtgcaTGACATTGATCCACGCATGAACACCGAGTTTGCAGTAGGCCTAAGAAAGCAGTGCCCAAAGCCAAACAACAATGGTGATGCAGGGCAGTTGTTGGACTCGACAGCTTCGGTTTTTGATAATGATTATTTCAGACAACTGTTGGCAGGAAAAGGTGTGTTCTCTTCCGACCAATCACTGGTTGATGATTCCAGGACTAGATGGATTGTTGAAGCATTTGCCAGAGACCAGAGTTTGTTCTTCAAAGAGTTTGCAACTTCGATGCTGAAACTTGGAAATGCAAGAGGTTCTGGAGATGGAGAAGTGAGACTTAAGTGCAGGTTCAAGAACTAA
- the LOC112711696 gene encoding MADS-box protein AGL42 isoform X2, with product MFLWLKINRNKFPTTIEESPESKLERISIEMVRGKTEMKRIENECNRKVTFSKRRNGLLKKAHELSVLCDAQVGVIIFSQKGTLFEFSSTSSHISKILERYQEYTGVFPPNKLREDYIQKLKFDSASMEEKIEILELSRRKMLGHCLSSCSFDELQQMEDKLHTSLQCIRLRKTQLFKEQIEQLQSKERNLLKENVRLSAMCMEKPLKHIEEEATETTHHTLDVETDLFIGLPKQYADHNQIYT from the exons ATGTTTTTGTGGCTCAAAATTAACAGGAATAAGTTTCCAACGACAATTGAAGAATCTCCAGAAAGCAAGCTAGA GAGGATCTCGATCGAGATGGTGAGGGGAAAGACTGAGATGAAGAGAATAGAGAATGAATGTAACCGAAAAGTGACGTTTTCAAAGCGCAGAAATGGTCTTTTAAAGAAAGCTCATGAGTTATCTGTTCTCTGTGATGCTCAAGTTGGAGTCATAATATTCTCCCAAAAGGGAACCTTATTTGAGTTCTCATCAACTTCTTCTCA CATTTCAAAGATATTGGAACGCTACCAGGAATATACCGGAGTGTTTCCACCCAACAAGTTAAGAGAGGATTATATCCAG AAACTCAAGTTTGACTCCGCAAGCATGGAAGAAAAAATTGAGATCCTTGAACTGTCTAGAAG GAAGATGCTGGGACAC tGCTTgagttcttgttcttttgatgaACTCCAACAAATGGAGGACAAGCTCCATACAAGTTTGCAATGTATCCGTCTGAGAAAG ACTCAACTATTTAAGGAGCAAATTGAGCAACTACAGAGCAAG GAGAGAAACTTGCTCAAAGAAAATGTCCGGTTAAGTGCAATG TGCATGGAAAAACCATTGAAGCACATAGAAGAGGAAGCAACAGAAACAACTCATCACACTTTGGATGTGGAGACTGATCTATTTATTGGGCTTCCAAAGCAGTATGCTGATCATAATCAAATATATACATAG
- the LOC112711695 gene encoding uncharacterized protein, protein MKRKMGDSKETDSKKPSSNWPPIKPKKNLQITRFRDFDLFTVQNFFSSAESKAFVKAAEAIGFAHQGSLGPTKGEAYRDNDRISVNDPVLADTIWDSGLRKLFSDLRIRGKVAIGLNPNIRFYRYKVGQRFGRHIDESVDLGDGKRTHYTLLVYLSGGPGDLKPKSKNNSSNPTDSSVDPLVGGETVFYGSRNSIVAEVSPTEGMALLHIHGDKCLLHEARNVTKGVKYVFRSDVVFA, encoded by the exons ATGAAGAGAAAAATGGGAGACAGCAAGGAGACGGATTCTAAGAAACCTTCGTCAAATTGGCCTCCCATCAAACCCAAAAAGAATCTTCAGATTACCCGCTTCCGAGATTTTGATCTCTTCACG GTCCAGAATTTTTTCTCCTCTGCTGAATCAAAGGCATTCGTTAAAGCTGCGGAGGCAATTGGTTTTGCTCATCAAGGGAGTTTGGGTCCAACCAAAGGTGAAGCTTATAGAGATAATGATCGAATCTCAGTGAATGATCCTGTCCTTGCAGATACAATTTGGGACTCTGGACTTCGCAAATTGTTTTCTGACCTAAGAATACGAGGGAAGGTCGCCATAGGCCTTAATCCGAATATTAGATTCTACCG GTACAAGGTTGGTCAACGTTTTGGTCGACATATTGATGAAAGTGTTGATCTTGGAGATGGGAAACGCACTCATTATACTTTGCTAGTGTATTTAAGTGGTGGACCTGGTGACCTTAAGCCAAAGTCCAAAAATAATTCCAGCAACCCCACAGATTCTTCTGTTGATCCTTTAGTTGGAGGAGAAACAGTCTTCTATGGTTCAAGAAATAGCATTGTAGCCGAG GTGTCTCCTACTGAAGGGATGGCACTCCTGCATATTCATGGAGATAAATGCTTATTACATGAAGCCAGAAATGTCACTAAGGGGGTCAAATATGTGTTTCGGTCTGATGTAGTATTTGCTTAA
- the LOC112711696 gene encoding truncated transcription factor CAULIFLOWER A isoform X3 — MFLWLKINRNKFPTTIEESPESKLERISIEMVRGKTEMKRIENECNRKVTFSKRRNGLLKKAHELSVLCDAQVGVIIFSQKGTLFEFSSTSSHISKILERYQEYTGVFPPNKLREDYIQKLKFDSASMEEKIEILELSRRKMLGHCLSSCSFDELQQMEDKLHTSLQCIRLRKTQLFKEQIEQLQSKCMEKPLKHIEEEATETTHHTLDVETDLFIGLPKQYADHNQIYT, encoded by the exons ATGTTTTTGTGGCTCAAAATTAACAGGAATAAGTTTCCAACGACAATTGAAGAATCTCCAGAAAGCAAGCTAGA GAGGATCTCGATCGAGATGGTGAGGGGAAAGACTGAGATGAAGAGAATAGAGAATGAATGTAACCGAAAAGTGACGTTTTCAAAGCGCAGAAATGGTCTTTTAAAGAAAGCTCATGAGTTATCTGTTCTCTGTGATGCTCAAGTTGGAGTCATAATATTCTCCCAAAAGGGAACCTTATTTGAGTTCTCATCAACTTCTTCTCA CATTTCAAAGATATTGGAACGCTACCAGGAATATACCGGAGTGTTTCCACCCAACAAGTTAAGAGAGGATTATATCCAG AAACTCAAGTTTGACTCCGCAAGCATGGAAGAAAAAATTGAGATCCTTGAACTGTCTAGAAG GAAGATGCTGGGACAC tGCTTgagttcttgttcttttgatgaACTCCAACAAATGGAGGACAAGCTCCATACAAGTTTGCAATGTATCCGTCTGAGAAAG ACTCAACTATTTAAGGAGCAAATTGAGCAACTACAGAGCAAG TGCATGGAAAAACCATTGAAGCACATAGAAGAGGAAGCAACAGAAACAACTCATCACACTTTGGATGTGGAGACTGATCTATTTATTGGGCTTCCAAAGCAGTATGCTGATCATAATCAAATATATACATAG
- the LOC112711696 gene encoding MADS-box protein AGL42 isoform X4 has translation MVRGKTEMKRIENECNRKVTFSKRRNGLLKKAHELSVLCDAQVGVIIFSQKGTLFEFSSTSSHISKILERYQEYTGVFPPNKLREDYIQKLKFDSASMEEKIEILELSRRKMLGHCLSSCSFDELQQMEDKLHTSLQCIRLRKTQLFKEQIEQLQSKINAWHIFQERNLLKENVRLSAMCMEKPLKHIEEEATETTHHTLDVETDLFIGLPKQYADHNQIYT, from the exons ATGGTGAGGGGAAAGACTGAGATGAAGAGAATAGAGAATGAATGTAACCGAAAAGTGACGTTTTCAAAGCGCAGAAATGGTCTTTTAAAGAAAGCTCATGAGTTATCTGTTCTCTGTGATGCTCAAGTTGGAGTCATAATATTCTCCCAAAAGGGAACCTTATTTGAGTTCTCATCAACTTCTTCTCA CATTTCAAAGATATTGGAACGCTACCAGGAATATACCGGAGTGTTTCCACCCAACAAGTTAAGAGAGGATTATATCCAG AAACTCAAGTTTGACTCCGCAAGCATGGAAGAAAAAATTGAGATCCTTGAACTGTCTAGAAG GAAGATGCTGGGACAC tGCTTgagttcttgttcttttgatgaACTCCAACAAATGGAGGACAAGCTCCATACAAGTTTGCAATGTATCCGTCTGAGAAAG ACTCAACTATTTAAGGAGCAAATTGAGCAACTACAGAGCAAG ATTAATGCCTGGCATATTTTTCAGGAGAGAAACTTGCTCAAAGAAAATGTCCGGTTAAGTGCAATG TGCATGGAAAAACCATTGAAGCACATAGAAGAGGAAGCAACAGAAACAACTCATCACACTTTGGATGTGGAGACTGATCTATTTATTGGGCTTCCAAAGCAGTATGCTGATCATAATCAAATATATACATAG
- the LOC112711696 gene encoding MADS-box protein AGL42 isoform X1: MFLWLKINRNKFPTTIEESPESKLERISIEMVRGKTEMKRIENECNRKVTFSKRRNGLLKKAHELSVLCDAQVGVIIFSQKGTLFEFSSTSSHISKILERYQEYTGVFPPNKLREDYIQKLKFDSASMEEKIEILELSRRKMLGHCLSSCSFDELQQMEDKLHTSLQCIRLRKTQLFKEQIEQLQSKINAWHIFQERNLLKENVRLSAMCMEKPLKHIEEEATETTHHTLDVETDLFIGLPKQYADHNQIYT; encoded by the exons ATGTTTTTGTGGCTCAAAATTAACAGGAATAAGTTTCCAACGACAATTGAAGAATCTCCAGAAAGCAAGCTAGA GAGGATCTCGATCGAGATGGTGAGGGGAAAGACTGAGATGAAGAGAATAGAGAATGAATGTAACCGAAAAGTGACGTTTTCAAAGCGCAGAAATGGTCTTTTAAAGAAAGCTCATGAGTTATCTGTTCTCTGTGATGCTCAAGTTGGAGTCATAATATTCTCCCAAAAGGGAACCTTATTTGAGTTCTCATCAACTTCTTCTCA CATTTCAAAGATATTGGAACGCTACCAGGAATATACCGGAGTGTTTCCACCCAACAAGTTAAGAGAGGATTATATCCAG AAACTCAAGTTTGACTCCGCAAGCATGGAAGAAAAAATTGAGATCCTTGAACTGTCTAGAAG GAAGATGCTGGGACAC tGCTTgagttcttgttcttttgatgaACTCCAACAAATGGAGGACAAGCTCCATACAAGTTTGCAATGTATCCGTCTGAGAAAG ACTCAACTATTTAAGGAGCAAATTGAGCAACTACAGAGCAAG ATTAATGCCTGGCATATTTTTCAGGAGAGAAACTTGCTCAAAGAAAATGTCCGGTTAAGTGCAATG TGCATGGAAAAACCATTGAAGCACATAGAAGAGGAAGCAACAGAAACAACTCATCACACTTTGGATGTGGAGACTGATCTATTTATTGGGCTTCCAAAGCAGTATGCTGATCATAATCAAATATATACATAG